In Lycium ferocissimum isolate CSIRO_LF1 chromosome 11, AGI_CSIRO_Lferr_CH_V1, whole genome shotgun sequence, a single genomic region encodes these proteins:
- the LOC132038376 gene encoding uncharacterized protein LOC132038376, with protein sequence MGAPLGISHNHIPIRAVLQKWWSVKPKNRVHKLLLHSIPVIICWEIWKSWNACRYGDRTSFSQYHMIKQCIWNIKAVINDSFPSIEINGNWINICDKIESLCPVIKCTTVYWKSPARGMIKLNTDGSSISTNGKAGIGGVVSNEQGDFIMGFSIPVNSSSNNHAKMEAASFGSNWCIQNGFTNIHIELDSLLITEMLIKKDTKNMKLKHMVKATSNTLRGANVIFTHSSNNGTSQAIPTCRRVYNVDTGDTCDNIIEFFNLKAEDFSSLNPNLNCDDLFLGEYLCLNGTLST encoded by the exons ATGGGGGCTCCTTTGGGAATTTCTCATAACCATATCCCTATTAGAGCTGTTTTACAGAAATGGTGGAGCGTTAAACCGAAGAATAGGGTGCATAAGCTTTTGTTACATTCTATCCCAGTCATTATTTGCTGGGAAATTTGGAAATCTTGGAATGCTTGCAGGTATGGAGACAGAACTAGTTTCTCTCAGTATCACATGATTAAGCAGTGCATTTGGAACATCAAAGCTGTCATTAATGACTCCTTTCCCAGTATTGAAATTAATGGCAACTGGATTAATATATGTGACAAAATAGAGAGTTTGTGTCCTGTGATTAAGTGCACTACAGTCTACTGGAAATCTCCGGCAAGGGGGATGATCAAATTGAACACTGATGGAAGTTCCATTAGTACAAATGGGAAAGCTGGTATAGGAGGAGTTGTGAGCAATGAACAAGGAGACTTCATTATGGGATTTTCTATTCCAGTTAACAGCTCTAGTAACAATCATGCTAAAATGGAGGCTGCAAGCTTTGGAAGTAACTGGTGTATTCAAAATGGTTTCACCAATATCCATATTGAGTTAGATTCCTTATTGATAACTGAGATGTTGATCAAGAAGGACACTAAGAATATGAAACTTAAGCATATGGTGAAAGCTACCTCAAACACATTAAGAGGAGCTAATGTCATTTTCACTCACT CATCTAATAACGGGACATCTCAGGCCATTCCAACTTGTAGGAGAGTTTATAATGTAGACACTGGCGACACTTGTGACAATATTATCGAGTTTTTCAATCTAAAAGCAGAGGACTTCAGTTCTTTAAATCCAAATCTTAACTGTGATGATCTTTTCCTAGGTGAATATCTCTGTCTCAATGGCACCTTATCTACTTGA
- the LOC132038377 gene encoding uncharacterized protein LOC132038377, whose product MHKINVYKRYLGFHHCQANSNGQIWCLWKNFDYTEVLIYNGQQMTLKLKDSPTDKVSYVTSIYAKCTSSQREELWDSIIDMNNHIDGPRCMGIITDEDNKFLTSVPQKEEIKKVVFSLSIDSSVGPDGFNEIVHGISSKNLGDNVILKLDMAKAYDRLSWSFLAKVLKKFGFNDIWIDLVWRSISNVWYFVIVNGSRQGFFTSSQGLKQGDPISLSLFIIAAEVRSRALNSLLSNKNSIPFSMHKLGPQITHLAYADDIVIFSSGKSKSIKLIMKCIRRYEKISGQMVNKDKSFFLTSPKTCCPIYIGHKKLCYFDGMIAKIMKRLNGWQGNMLSYGGRHVLIKSVIFSLPTYILSTINASAGTIKLIEKHIANSSGEQRKERTNIIGVHGISYAFQKMKQGLASED is encoded by the exons ATGCACAAGATCAATGTTTACAAAAGATATTTGGGTTTTCACCACTGTCAGGCCAATTCTAATGGTCAGATATGGTGTTTGTGGAAAAATTTTGATTATACTGAAGTGTTGATCTATAATGGCCAACAGATGACCTTGAAACTCAAGGATTCTCCTACTGACAAAGTTTCCTATGTGACTTCTATTTATGCAAAATGTACATCATCTCAGAGGGAAGAGCTCTGGGATAGTATTATTGACATGAACAATCACATTGATGGACCTCGGTGTATGGGG ATCATCACGGATGAAGACAATAAATTTCTCACAAGTGTTCCACAAAAGGAGGAAATCAAGAAAGTTGTTTTCAGTTTGAGTATCGACAGCTCAGTAGGACCAGATGGCTTCAATG AAATTGTCCATGGTATTTCTAGCAAAAATCTGGGTGACAATGTGATTTTGAAACTTGATATGGCCAAAGCTTATGATAGGCTATCATGGTCCTTTCTTGCtaaagtattaaaaaaatttggctTTAATGACATTTGGATTGATCTTGTTTGGAGAAGTATTTCCAATGTTTGGTATTTTGTTATTGTTAATGGTTCTAGACAAGGTTTCTTTACTTCTTCTCAAGGATTAAAACAAGGAGATCCTATCTCTCTATCTCTTTTTATTATTGCTGCTGAGGTTCGGTCTAGAGCTCTCAATAGTCTTCTGTCTAATAAGAACTCCATACCTTTTTCTATGCACAAATTGGGTCCTCAAATTACCCACCTTGCTTATGCTGATGATATTGTTATCTTCAGTAGTGGGAAATCCAAGTCCATTAAactgataatgaaatgtattaGAAGGTATGAGAAGATCTCTGGTCAGATGGTTAATAAGGATAAGAGTTTCTTCCTGACAAGCCCTAAGACCT GTTGTCCTATTTACATAGGACACAAAAAATTGTGCTACTTTGATGGTATGATTGCTAAGATAATGAAAAGGCTCAATGGTTGGCAAGGGAATATGCTCTCTTATGGTGGAAGACATGTACTCATTAAAAGTGTCATTTTTTCATTACCTACATATATTCTGTCTACTATTAACGCTTCTGCGGGTACTATTAAGCTCATTGAGAAGCACATTGCAAATTCTTCTGGGGAACAAAGGAAGGAAAGAACAAATATCATTGGAGTGCATGGAATAAGCTATGCTTTCCAAAAGATGAAGCAGGGATTGGCATCAGAGGACTAA